The Haloferax volcanii DS2 DNA segment TCTCTAAGTATTCCATCGTTCTAGTTTAGCTGTCGCCAATCTCACGCTTCTGCCGGTCAACTTCCTTTCTGACTGTCGCCTCAATAAGGTCTAGCCGTTCATTCGCTACCATGGAGGCGCAGGTCGATTCGCTTCTTCGATCACTTCCATCTGTTCAACGAACCCACTACTCCGCCAGTCTGACCTCGGTTCAGAGTATTTCCCGATTTTGTAAATCGGACCAGACTCCTCAACAGAAAACGCCACATCGTCTATTTCCCACCGCGTCCCGTTTCTGTCTTCCAGAGTATCTCCAACCCAGAATTTGCATGACCGAGATAGCTCCTTCTTCAGGCGGTTTGAGTGCTCCCAGTTAAATTGTCTCACGTATCCTACACCTACGTTCAATCCTCGTCTTCTTCGCTGGCAAGCAGAGACGGGTCCTCAATCGCCATCTTCATCAAACGGCGAATTGCCTCGCTTCGAGACATATCCATGGGTAGCTCCCCGTTTAACTGACCTCTCTTTATCGCGCGGTCGAAGTCTTCGACGAAGTCGTCGCCCACTTTGAGAGAAATGTTCCGGGAACCGCTTCCGTCCGTATCGTAGGCGGTGCTCATACAATCAATTATTGATTCAATGATTGAATACCTTGGGAAGATACTACCTCGTTGATGTGGTCGCTTAGGGAGTAAGTAATAAGTAACTCGTTACAATACTACCAAGCGCAATGGAAGTCTCAGTAAACGTGAGCATCTCCATGCCGCCGGAGATGCTAGAGAAAATCGACGAAAACGCCCGAGCTCACGGGAAATCGCGTGCGGCGTACGTCCGTCACCTCATCCAGCAGGCACCGGACTCACCGTTCGAGACGCCCGAACTCCAACTGACCGACGAACCGCCCGCAGAAGCATGAACAGGGGACCGTCCAAAGCGCCTGCCAGCAACCCGGAGGTCCCCGATTCGGAGCAGTCGCGCGCGGCACGTAAGTCCAGCGTTGCGTACTGCGTCGAGGTGTTCTGACCGTGAGTGACGATTCGTTCGACGTGAAGCTCGTCGTCACCCGCGGCACCGGGTCGCAGGACAAGGAGAAGATGCAGGTCGAGGTCTCGGCCGACTCGCTCGAAGAACTCGACGAGAAGGTGAACGGTGCCCGCGAGCGACTGCGCGAGTGGGCTGACGACATCCGCACCATCCAGCCGGACGGTCGCCGTCGACACGACGACGCCCAGACGGAACTCGGAGGTGCCAGCGCGTGAGCGCCCAGACGAACCTCGGGACGTTTACCGCCGGACTCTCGCCCGCGGAGACCGACGCCTATCTCGCCGTCGACGAGGGCGACGAGACGCCGACCGAGTTCGCACGCCGGACCGGACGTGACCCGTCGACTGTGCGGACGCTCCTGTACCGCGCTCGGCGCAAGCTCGACAAGCGGGGTGGAGCGTGACCGACCTCGAAATCATCGCTCAAATCGGTGAAGCGTGGGATTCAGAAACCGCCAGAGAGGTCAACAACAACCTCGACGACGACGACCTCGGCATCATCCACGACATCAGCCGTAGCGGCGCGCACTACCTCGTTCGGTGGCCTGACGAAACGGAGGGAGACGAGTGACCGACCTCGAACCGCTCTCCCCCGAGGAGGGCGTCACGCGCTTCCTGCGTCACCGCGAACCGAGCGTCCGCGACTCGACCCTGCAGAACTCGCGCACTCGGCTGAACCACTTCCTCGACTGGTGCGAGGAGGTCGGCATCGAGAACCTGAACGACCTGTCCGGCCGCGACCTCGCCGACTTCGTCGCGTGGCGCCGAGGCGACATCGCGCCCATCACGCTCCAGAAGCAACTGAGCACCGTGCGGGCGGCGCTCGGTTTCTGGGCCGACATCGAGGGCGTCGAGGACGGCCTTCGCGAGCGCGTTCACGCGCCGGAGCTTCCCGACGGTGCCGAGGCGCGCGACGTCCACCTGTCGGCGGACCGCGCCGAATCGATTCTCGACTACCTCGACCGCTACCAGTACGCCAGCCGCGAGCACGTCATCATGGCGTTGCTCTGGCGAACCGGAATGCGTCGGGGTGCGCTTCGGGCGCTCGATGTCGGCGACCTGCACGCCGACGACCACGCCGTCGAGTTGGTCCATCGGCCGGAGACCGATACCGCTCTGAAGAACGGCACGAAGGGCGAGCGGTGGGTCTACCTCGGTCCCGAGTGGTTCGAGGTCGTCGACGAGTACGCCGCGACGAACCGGCACGATGTCGTCGACGACCACGGCCGCCGCCCGCTGATAACGTCGAAGTACGGCCGTCCGACCGGCGATACCATCTACAAGTGGGTCGGGAAGCTGACGCGCCCCTGCGAGTACGGCGACTGTCCGCACGACCGCGAGCGAGCGACGTGCGACGCGGTCGGGTCAGACGGCTATCCGAGTCGGTGCCCGTCGTCGCGGTCGCCCCACGCCGTTCGTCGAGGACACATCACGGCCTACCTGAACCGCGAGGTCTCGCCGGAGACGATTTCGGAGCGGTCGGACGTGTCGCTCGACATCCTGTACCAGCACTACGACGCGCGGACCCCGCGCGAGAAGATGAACGTTCGAATCCAGAACCTGCCATGAGTCACAACACTACCTGCCAGCCGCACAGCCCCGTGCGATTCCCGACCGGGACCTTCCCCGCGAGTCCACTACCATTTTCGCGACGCAACTCAGCG contains these protein-coding regions:
- a CDS encoding tyrosine-type recombinase/integrase, giving the protein MTDLEPLSPEEGVTRFLRHREPSVRDSTLQNSRTRLNHFLDWCEEVGIENLNDLSGRDLADFVAWRRGDIAPITLQKQLSTVRAALGFWADIEGVEDGLRERVHAPELPDGAEARDVHLSADRAESILDYLDRYQYASREHVIMALLWRTGMRRGALRALDVGDLHADDHAVELVHRPETDTALKNGTKGERWVYLGPEWFEVVDEYAATNRHDVVDDHGRRPLITSKYGRPTGDTIYKWVGKLTRPCEYGDCPHDRERATCDAVGSDGYPSRCPSSRSPHAVRRGHITAYLNREVSPETISERSDVSLDILYQHYDARTPREKMNVRIQNLP
- a CDS encoding ribbon-helix-helix domain-containing protein, yielding MSTAYDTDGSGSRNISLKVGDDFVEDFDRAIKRGQLNGELPMDMSRSEAIRRLMKMAIEDPSLLASEEDED
- a CDS encoding ribbon-helix-helix domain-containing protein, with protein sequence MEVSVNVSISMPPEMLEKIDENARAHGKSRAAYVRHLIQQAPDSPFETPELQLTDEPPAEA
- a CDS encoding DUF7389 domain-containing protein, with the translated sequence MSDDSFDVKLVVTRGTGSQDKEKMQVEVSADSLEELDEKVNGARERLREWADDIRTIQPDGRRRHDDAQTELGGASA
- a CDS encoding sigma factor-like helix-turn-helix DNA-binding protein — protein: MSAQTNLGTFTAGLSPAETDAYLAVDEGDETPTEFARRTGRDPSTVRTLLYRARRKLDKRGGA